The sequence below is a genomic window from Rhizobium gallicum bv. gallicum R602sp.
AGGGTCTGAGCGCTGGCCGGATCATCGGTCAGCTCTACCAAAACCTGCAGAGCATCCAGGAAGCCTTCATCATTGCCATCCCGCCGCCGTCGGTCAGGGGTATTGGCAATTCCGGCGGCTTCAAGATGCAGCTGATGGACCTGGAAAGCGGCGACATGCGGCGCGTTCTGGCCCTTGCCCAGCAGATGATGGGTACCGCCAATCAGACACCCGGGCTGACCGGCGTCTTCACGACCTTCTCCGAATCGAGCCCGCAATTTTTTCTCAATATCGATCGCGACAAGGCACGCATGCTGAACGTCCCGATCTCGAACATATTCGATACGCTCTCGATCAATCTGGGCACATCCTATGTCAACGACTTCAATGCTTTCGGCAGGGTCTATCAGGTGCGGGCGCAGGCCGATCAGGAATTCCGCCTCGAGCGGGACGACATCCTTGCCCTGAAGGTCCGCTCGGCGACGGGCGCGCTCGTGCCGTTGGGAACCCTCATCGAGGTTGAGGACCGGAGCGGTCCAGCGCTTGTCCAGCATTACAATATGTATGTTTCGGTACCGCTACAGGGCAATCCGGCGGCGGGTGTGTCGACCGGCACCGCCCTCGACAGCATGGAGAAGATCGCGGGTTCGCTACTGCCCTCGGGAACGACCTTCAACTGGACCGAGCTCGCCTTTCAGGAACGCGGCACAGGCAATACGGCCATCTATATTTTCGCGCTTTCGGTGATCTTCGTCTTTCTGGCGCTGTCGGCGCAATATGAAAGCTGGGTGCTGCCGCTTGCGATCATCCTGATCGTGCCGCTCGCGATCCTTGCGGCGCTCTTGGGCGTGCATCTTCGCGGGATGGACAACAACATCCTGACCCAGATCGGCCTCATCGTGCTGATCGGCCTTGCGGCAAAGAACGCGATCCTCATCGTTGAATTCGCGAGGCAAGCGGAAGAGGACGGTAAGACGCCGGTGGAGGCGGCGATCGAGGCCAGCCATCTGCGCCTGCGCCCGATCCTGATGACGGCATTCGCCTTCATCTTCGGCGTCGTGCCTCTGATGATCGCGACGGGGCCAGGCGCGGAAATGCGCCAATCGCTCGGTACTGCCGTCTTCTCGGGCATGCTTGGCGTTACGATCTTCGGCCTCTTCCTGACCCCTGTTTTCTACGTCGTGCTGCGCGCGCGCCGCCGCAAAGTGGCGCCGAAAGGACAACCGGTCGAAGAAACAGGTTGATCATTACGAAGGGCGCTGCTCAAGCGGGCGGCGCTTGGGTGCTTCGTTGGACAGGAGCTTGCGCAGCGGCTTCTCGACTATCTCATAGGCCGCAATTCCGAGCAACGTTCCACCGCAAATGGCCGCAAGCACGGCAATTCCGCCCGGAATTTTGAGAATTCCTGCAACCTTGATGGCAACCGATACCGCAAACGTATGCCACAGATAGATGGAATAGGACGCATCACCGAGATAGGTGAGCAGCGGCACGCGGCCGATGCTGCCGTCGGACTCCAGCGAGACCATGCCGAACACCAGCGCCATCGCCAGCGGTCCGCATATGAATTCGTCGAACCCGGCACCCATCAGGTGAATCGCCGCAAAACCGCACAGTGCGGCGCCGACGCAGCCAAGCCCGAGACTATTGCCGGCGGTCCAGCGCCGCAACCACAGTTCGGCAATGAAGACGCCGCCGAGGAACTCCAGGATCATTGGCCGCGTATAGGTGGCGAGCATCGGCGAAGACGGCTTCCAGATCAGGCCGACCACGAAGAAGAAGCCGAACGCAACGGAGAGGAAAGGCAGCCGCCATTGGCGCGGCAGGAACAAGGCGCCGGCAAATAGGACATAGAAGAACATCTCGAAATTGAGCGTCCAGCCCTGAACCAGGATCGGCCAGATCTCGCCGGTGCTCGGCGAGTGCATAGGAACAAAGACGAACGAGGCCAGGACGTGGCCTGCGTCGAGCTGCAGGTTCGGAAACAATCCTGCCATCGCTCCGCCGATCATGATGAGCGTCACCAGCCAGTATGAGGGTGCGATGCGGCGGATGCGGTCAATAAGGAAGCGATGCGGCGTCAGCGGCTTGCGGTCGCTAATCACCCACATGATGAAGCCGCTGATGACGAAGAAGACGTCGACGCCGGCAGCGCCGATCGTGAAGTGCCCGCCACTTCGTTCAGCCGCATGGAAAACGACGACGGCCAGTGCCGCAAAGGCACGCAAATATTGGATCCCGTAGAGGGTCTTCATGCATATCCCTCGTTGCGCCGCTTTTTTGCGGCGTACGTGCAAAAATCAGGAACGAACAGGCTTAGCAGATTGGTAATGGTGCAGGCCGGCCATCGCCGAGCGCTGGCGCGCGCCGACAAGCTTGCCCGCGGAAAAATAAAGAAGGAAGGTACCGACGTTATAGGGCGTCAAAACGTCGATCTCCACGAAAGAACGGATCAGAAGCAGCACGGTGATGCCGAAAAGGAAATAGGATTCATCGTTGCGCACATCCTCGATCAGCCGGCGCAGATGCCCCCAAAGCGTCGCGATGATCGTAACGGCAAGGATGAGCACGCCGATCAGACCGAGTTCAACGGCCGTCTCGATGTAGGTATTATGAAAATGGAAACCGGCTCGCGAGGCGATGAAGAATTCCTTCCATAGCCGCTCAGGCTCTGCGAAGCCCTGAACCCAATAAGCCTGATAGCCGATGCCAATGGCCGGGTTCTGCGCCGCAGCCCCAATACCTTGTTGCCAAAGATAGGTGCGGCCCGTCAGGGTCGAATCCTTGCCGAAGATGCCCAAGACCGCGTCGACAGCGCCTAGATAGACGCCCGCCACCACCAGGATGACAGCCGCGACGCCGCCGCCGACCACCAGCAGCTTGCGTTGTTGCGGCGACAGCATGAGCACGACACGAAACCCTATCAGCAGGGCAACGACCGCCGCCGTCGTGATGACTGAGGTGGCGGATTGGGAGGCAAGCAGGCAATAGGCCGCCATAAGGCCGACCATGCCCGACGTCATCAACCAGAAGCGCCGCTCGCCGTAAATGAAGACGGCGGCAAAGGCGAAGATGATGCCCAGTGAGGCATAAAAGCCGAGCTGGTTCTTCGATGCGAAGGCGCCAACGAAACTGTAGGTCCCGTCCAACACGTCATATTCGTAGTAGCCGAAGAGGATCGAAAACAGCAGCACGATCGCCGCGCCTGCCACGACGCCGAGCGTCAGGGTGCGGACATCAAGCACGCGCACGGCAATCAGCGCGCAGACCACCTGCGTCAGGTACTGGATGCTTGCCCTCAGCGACACGCTTGGCACGGCGGACCAGAAGACGGAGAGGAAGGCGAAAACGGCGAAGGCGAACAGCCAGATGAAGCGGCTATAGCTGCCGAGCACCTTGCGATAATTGACGGCGACGAGCGGCAGCCACAAGGCATAGTAAAACAGGATCGCCACCTGCCCGAAGCGGATCGAGTAAGCAAAGCAGAAGAGAGAAAGCGCAACCGCCGGAATGGCGTAAAGCTCGTTCTCACCTGGCTTTATCAGCACCGATTTGGCGATCCGCATGCGGGTCTCCGCTATCTCATCGCAACCCCGGCCGTGACCCTGATCAGGTCGCCCGGTTGCAATGTGCTATTTTCCGTGGCCGGAACTTCCTTCGACTGGCCGTCAACCTCGCGCACAAGGGAATAGCTGATGCTGGCGGCATTTTGAGGGTCGAAACGCGCTGCATCGTTCGATTGCGCCAATGCTTCCGACATCAGCGCGTCGCTGGTGGCAATCTTCAGGTTGAGCGTGTCGAGTTCGGATTCGGTGTCTTGCAGTTCCTGCGACAGCTTGGCGTCCCAGTCGTTGCGCAGGGTGATCTCGTCCTGATTGGCCTGGCTGATGTCCTGCTTGGCCTTCAAGATGTTCGTATCGATATCGAGAAGGGTAGCCTCGGTATCGGCGGCGCGCTGTTCGGCGGCCATTTTTCGGGCGCTGAGCGCAAGGCCCTTCTCGGCCAGGTTTTCGACCTTGTCGCGGTCCTCCTTGGCAAGCTCGAGCTGGCGCGTCTGTGTTTCTGTCTTCTTGCCGAGAGATTCGATTTCGGCCTGCAACAGCGATTTCAGGTCGTCGAGCGCCTGAAGCTGCAGCGTGAGCCGCTTCTTGCGCGTGTTCATCAACGCCATTTCGCTGGCGAGCAGGGCTTTTGCCTCGGGCAGATCCTTGAGCTCCTGCGGCATTTCGATCGTGTCGCTCTTGGAAGTTTCCGCCTGCAGCCGCGCCTTGCGGGCAATGAGCCGGTTGCGCTCCGTCGTATAGACGACGGCGTCGCCTTTGGCGTTGATAAAATCGCGGGCAAAGCGCTGGCCGGCATCGGCCCGGCGCAGGCCGCCAGCGATGCTGACGGCCTTCACGACTGTCAGATTGGGTGCGAAGGGATACTCGCCGGGGTTTTCCACATCGCCGGTCAGAAAGACCGGCCGGAACTGGGCAAGCTCGACGGACGCCGACGGCCGGTCCTTGAGGCCGAACTGCTTCTGCAGCGCGGCGCCGATTTCCTTGGCGATTGCATCCGTCGTCTTTCCGGAGGCCGGGAGGTCGCCGACGAACGGCAATGAAAGACTGCCTGAGGGGCCGATCGTGTAATCGCCGCTCACCACCGACCAGTCGCGGATCGCGCCTTCCGCCGTTTGCCATTCGGCAACGCGGATGCGCAGCTTGTCCATGGTGCCGAGCTGGTAGTCGGCAGCCCGGGCAAAGCCGGAGGACCCGATCAATATGCTAAGCCCCGCAACGAAAGCGAGGCCGTGCATAAAGGAATTTCCAAGCAGGTTGCGGCGCAACAGGATTTCTCTCATTCAGTCTTCCTCGTAAATCTGCACGGCAAGCCAAAAGCAGTACCGTACGTTACTTGGCGTATATGGAAGCGGCTTGTCAGTAGCTGCCACGCTGCATGCAGACGGCGGGGATCGTCTGTGCAATGATCTTCACATCGCGGATGAGCGACCAGTTTTCGACGTAGTGGGTGTCGAAAGCCACGCGGGCAGCATAGGACACGTCGTTGCGCCCGCTGATCTGCCAAAGTCCGGTAAGACCTGGACGCGCCTGTAGATAGTAGACGGCCGAAGACTCGTAGAGTTCCAGTTCATCAAGAACGACAGGCCGCGGCCCGACAACGCTCATTTCACCGCGAAGGATGTTGATGAGCTGTGGCAGTTCATCAAGGCTGAGCTTGCGAAGCACGCTTCCGACCGTGGTGACCCGCGGATCGTCTTGCAGTTTTCGCGTTAAACGCCATTCTTCCATCGCCTTTGGATTGTTGCGCAGGTGCTCCTGCAGGACCTTGTCGCCGTTGACGACCATGGTCCGGAACTTCAGGCAACGGAACTCCTGGCCGTTGTGGCCGATACGGCGATGCCCATAGAAAGCCGGCCCCTTGTCGGAGAGCTTTACAAGCAGCATCACCATCAGAAAAATCGGGCTCAGGAAAAGGAGCCCGAGCGAGGCAGCCGTGATATCGAATGCCCGCTTCATGATCCCGCCAGTCGGCGGAAACACATTCGCATGAACCACGCCAAAAAATGGCGTACTGTCCGATCTCGTCGCAGACTTCATAGAGTTAACTCCACTTATGTTTGCCGTTTGGTCGGTAAGCCCAGGCCGCTAAGCTAGCGCTGACGAATGAGGAGTGTATGGGCGGAATTTGTTTTTTTAAGCCACAATTTCATGGCGATTGTGTAACGGCCCGTTTCCGGCGTGTCTTTATCACATTTCTTTTTTTAAGGGTTCTCTAAACTACATATGCAAAGCATGCAATGTTTTTGAATAGACTCTGTGCGGCGCACTAAAGGTCTTGGTGTTTGCTTCGCGTCGCAAAAAGATTGAAGAATAAATCTTTCTACGCCTTTCGGGTGACATTTGCCTAAGCCATGCGGGCACTGCAGAGAGTAGGTCAACTATATTGTCTTATCGCTGAATTTATTGCATCGCACCATCAATTTTGCGCTGCACACTCAAATCGATTTAGATAAAAACTTTGTAATAAAAGTTGAACGCATTTGGCTTTCATGCGTTGGTTCAGTAGGCAAATGTGACGCAAAGTATCGCTTGCAATGTCATAATTGGTACAACCTGAGGTAAAATCGACACATTTGCACCCGAATCCCCGTCACGGCATTCCTTAACGAGGCTTCGTCGATTTTACCCAAAGCCGGAAGGAAACCTTAAACCGAATACTGTAGATAAACAGACGACGGATGAAAAAGAATGCTCTCGTTCGGTTGAAACAAAAGGCCTTCTAAAATATACAAGTAAAGGGTCCTTAGGGAGGACGCCCGATTCAATGACTGTTCATTGAACGAACCTCCCCAAGGGAGGCACGGTTATGTATGCACCTCGCGTTTTTATAAGCATGATCGGCGCTTTGGCCGTTTTTGCGGTTGCGACTTATTGGCTGAACGGCTCACTGACAACGACACTGATAGACACGGTGATCTGTGCCGTTCTACTGCAGTTGGGCTATTTCGGCGGCGTCCTGTTCCTCGTGTGGAAGGAAGCAAAGGCGCGCAACACCCAAGGCAGCACGGCGGCATCCAATATTCCGGCCCGCAGCGACGACAAGGAGAAGATTCCTGTCTCGCCCTTCAACGGTTCCGAGCCTTTGAATCGCTGAAAACAAGGCTTTCCGGGCGGCAACGATAACCGCCAGCCAACCCCGTAATATCTTTTGAAGGTCTTTTGCATTGCCGCAGAAGCGGCGACGTCCTAACTCTTGCGCGAGACAACGGAGGGTAAGACGTGGTTGAAATGGCTAAGGCAAGCGTTTGCGTGATCATCGCCGCCAAGAACGCGGCCGATACGATCAAATTGGCTGTCGCTTCGGCTTTACGGGAAAATGAAGTGGCTGAAGTCGTCGTCATCGACGACGGATCCGGCGATGAAACCGCCGCCGCGGCCAGAGCTGCCGATGACGGCAGCAATCGCCTGAATGTCGTTTCCTTCGAAAAGAACAGAGGGCCATCGGCCGCCCGCAATCACGCGATCGAAATCTCCACCGCCCCACTGATCAGCATACTCGATGCCGACGACTTCTTCTTTGAAGGCCGGTTCAGCCGGATGCTTGCGGACGACGACTGGGATTTCGTCGCCGACAATATCGCTTTCGTCGAGGCAGAGACCGTGACGCGTGCGCCCCAGCAACTCGATCATTTCCTGGACCGTCCGCTGTTTCTCGACCTGGTGGCCTTCGTCGACGGCAATATTTCCAAGCGCGGTGTCCGGCGCGGCGAAATCGGTTTCCTGAAGCCGGTGATGCGGCGCGCGTTTCTCGACGCTCACAGACTGCGCTACCGCGAGGAGATGCGTCTTGGGGAGGACTACGACCTCTACGTCCGGGCCCTGGCCAACGGCGCGCGCTACAAGGTGATCCATAGCTGCGGTT
It includes:
- a CDS encoding acyltransferase family protein → MKTLYGIQYLRAFAALAVVVFHAAERSGGHFTIGAAGVDVFFVISGFIMWVISDRKPLTPHRFLIDRIRRIAPSYWLVTLIMIGGAMAGLFPNLQLDAGHVLASFVFVPMHSPSTGEIWPILVQGWTLNFEMFFYVLFAGALFLPRQWRLPFLSVAFGFFFVVGLIWKPSSPMLATYTRPMILEFLGGVFIAELWLRRWTAGNSLGLGCVGAALCGFAAIHLMGAGFDEFICGPLAMALVFGMVSLESDGSIGRVPLLTYLGDASYSIYLWHTFAVSVAIKVAGILKIPGGIAVLAAICGGTLLGIAAYEIVEKPLRKLLSNEAPKRRPLEQRPS
- a CDS encoding O-antigen ligase family protein, coding for MRIAKSVLIKPGENELYAIPAVALSLFCFAYSIRFGQVAILFYYALWLPLVAVNYRKVLGSYSRFIWLFAFAVFAFLSVFWSAVPSVSLRASIQYLTQVVCALIAVRVLDVRTLTLGVVAGAAIVLLFSILFGYYEYDVLDGTYSFVGAFASKNQLGFYASLGIIFAFAAVFIYGERRFWLMTSGMVGLMAAYCLLASQSATSVITTAAVVALLIGFRVVLMLSPQQRKLLVVGGGVAAVILVVAGVYLGAVDAVLGIFGKDSTLTGRTYLWQQGIGAAAQNPAIGIGYQAYWVQGFAEPERLWKEFFIASRAGFHFHNTYIETAVELGLIGVLILAVTIIATLWGHLRRLIEDVRNDESYFLFGITVLLLIRSFVEIDVLTPYNVGTFLLYFSAGKLVGARQRSAMAGLHHYQSAKPVRS
- a CDS encoding polysaccharide biosynthesis/export family protein, translated to MREILLRRNLLGNSFMHGLAFVAGLSILIGSSGFARAADYQLGTMDKLRIRVAEWQTAEGAIRDWSVVSGDYTIGPSGSLSLPFVGDLPASGKTTDAIAKEIGAALQKQFGLKDRPSASVELAQFRPVFLTGDVENPGEYPFAPNLTVVKAVSIAGGLRRADAGQRFARDFINAKGDAVVYTTERNRLIARKARLQAETSKSDTIEMPQELKDLPEAKALLASEMALMNTRKKRLTLQLQALDDLKSLLQAEIESLGKKTETQTRQLELAKEDRDKVENLAEKGLALSARKMAAEQRAADTEATLLDIDTNILKAKQDISQANQDEITLRNDWDAKLSQELQDTESELDTLNLKIATSDALMSEALAQSNDAARFDPQNAASISYSLVREVDGQSKEVPATENSTLQPGDLIRVTAGVAMR
- a CDS encoding sugar transferase, translating into MKSATRSDSTPFFGVVHANVFPPTGGIMKRAFDITAASLGLLFLSPIFLMVMLLVKLSDKGPAFYGHRRIGHNGQEFRCLKFRTMVVNGDKVLQEHLRNNPKAMEEWRLTRKLQDDPRVTTVGSVLRKLSLDELPQLINILRGEMSVVGPRPVVLDELELYESSAVYYLQARPGLTGLWQISGRNDVSYAARVAFDTHYVENWSLIRDVKIIAQTIPAVCMQRGSY
- a CDS encoding exopolysaccharide production repressor protein → MYAPRVFISMIGALAVFAVATYWLNGSLTTTLIDTVICAVLLQLGYFGGVLFLVWKEAKARNTQGSTAASNIPARSDDKEKIPVSPFNGSEPLNR
- a CDS encoding glycosyltransferase family 2 protein; translated protein: MAKASVCVIIAAKNAADTIKLAVASALRENEVAEVVVIDDGSGDETAAAARAADDGSNRLNVVSFEKNRGPSAARNHAIEISTAPLISILDADDFFFEGRFSRMLADDDWDFVADNIAFVEAETVTRAPQQLDHFLDRPLFLDLVAFVDGNISKRGVRRGEIGFLKPVMRRAFLDAHRLRYREEMRLGEDYDLYVRALANGARYKVIHSCGYGAVVRGNSLSGSHRTEDLRKLYEADQAILANCSLTAEAAAAVRRHESHARGKYELRHFLDIKKQSGAGAALRYALAHPFAVPAIAGGIFMDKTERFRSPGGVEIATRGAGGLRYLLPSSAE